CGATGTGTTAACCTATAGCCAGGCCTGGGGCCGATCCCTCTGGTTCGGGATGCCGGCGTTTATTCAGAAGCGCATCTACAACCAGGATGTACTGGGCTACTCGGGGGAGGTGTTTTTCGCCGGCTGGGCGCAGAAACAGCTCCGACTACCGCTGGCGGACGTCCTGCGCACCGTCCGCGACCACAACATTCTCTCGTCCGTCGCCTCCACTCTCGTCGCCATCGGCCTCGTCGCGCTCTACCTTTCCGCCGGTGAAATCCGCCTGAAGGACCTCTTCGGTCAGCGGACACTATCCATTACGCTTGCTGCCGGCGTGGGACTGCTGGTCATCATTCCTCTCGCCATCCGGTTTCGCCACTACCTCTTTGCCATGCCCCGCCGGCTGGCACTCACCGTGTTCACCATCCAGTGCGCGCGTCTGCTCGCCGGCCAGGCGCTGCGTATCGCCCAGTGGAGCCTCGCGATGCCGGATGTACCGCTGCAGGTCTGGTTCTCGCTGGCCGCTGCCGCCCTCGTCCTCAGCCGTATTCCCATCGTACCCAGCCAGGATCTCCTCTTTCTGGGTATCGGCGTGGAAATGTCCACCATGCTGGGCATTTCCCAGGCCGCCATGTTCAGCATGCTGGCCGTTTCGAGCGCTGTCGACAAGCTGCTCAACCTGAGCCTCTTTACCTACTTCTCGATGCGTAGAATCGGCCAAAAACCTGCCGAAAAAGAGCCTTTTTAGAAGGTCCGGAAACAACGGTGGACCCTTCGCCCTAGAACCAGCACACCACCACCACATGATTGGTCCCTCAGTTGCGCGTCCGTTCCCCGATTGAACGAGAAGACAACACACCATGGTTGGAAAGTTACTTACGCCGGTCAGCCTCGTGCTTGCGCTTGCCGGCTTAATCCCCCGATCCGCTGCGCCGTCAGCTCAAGAGGCCATCACTATCGACGACTTCGAGTCCTACTCCGACGGAAGCCTGCCCACCCGCTGGAAATACCTCCAGGAACAAGAACTGGTATGGCTCGATCCGAGCCATATGCGGCCGAACGAGCAGTTTTATGTGACCCAGGATCCTGGCAACAACTTTCTGCGGGCCTATACCCACGACGAGGCCGTTCACCTTACCATGGCGAACGAAAAGGATGGGTTCGACTGGGACCTGCGTACCCATCCCGTGCTCCGGTGGGATTGGCGCGCCCTCCAACTCCCGAAAAACGCCCGTGAGGATTCCGAGCAAACGAACGATACCGGCATCGCCCTATACGTGTATTTCTCGTTCGAAGGGTTTATCATCAAACGGCCGAAAGGGATCAAGTACACCTACAGCTCTTCACTGCCGGTTGGCACGGTGCTCAAACAAGACAAGTTACGCGTCATCGTCGTAGCCAATGGCGCCGAAGGCTTCGGTCACTGGATGCGCATGGAACGCAACATGATCGACGATTACCGCGCTGTATTTGG
This genomic window from Rhodothermales bacterium contains:
- a CDS encoding DUF3047 domain-containing protein; translation: MVGKLLTPVSLVLALAGLIPRSAAPSAQEAITIDDFESYSDGSLPTRWKYLQEQELVWLDPSHMRPNEQFYVTQDPGNNFLRAYTHDEAVHLTMANEKDGFDWDLRTHPVLRWDWRALQLPKNAREDSEQTNDTGIALYVYFSFEGFIIKRPKGIKYTYSSSLPVGTVLKQDKLRVIVVANGAEGFGHWMRMERNMIDDYRAVFGDDPPHRPLSIRLWSDSDNTGDFGEGDFDNITLVPGS